The nucleotide sequence TGCGGATGTGTTGCCGGCACTGGCAGCCAATAAAAAGATTCCAACTTTCTTGTTCATGATGAACAACGCCATGGGCCAGCAGCAATTTGTTGAAGCTCTCGGCAAAGAACGGGTGATGGCCGGTTTTCCGCTCCCGGGCGGGTATAAAAAAAGCTATGTCATGTACATGATACCGGTGGAAGAAAAGAAACCCACAATTTTGCCGATTGGCGAAGTCGATGGAAACGTTCTTCCCCGTACTTGTGAAGTGGCAGACATTTTAAGTTCGATGCGCGGCTACCGGGCAGAAATCCGGAAAGACATTGACGATTGGCTAAAAACGCATGTCGCCTTGCTGATTCCGACGCTTGCTCCGGCGGTCTATGCGTGCAATACGGATCTGGAGCATTTTGCCGCCACTCGGGATGCTCATGTGCTTTTAAGACGAGCATTACCTGAAGCTTTCCGGGCAATTCAAAATGCAGGAGTGCCCATCACTCCTCCAGCACTTCGCATCATCGGATGGATTCCGGAACCGGTGTTTGTCCTAGCCCTTGGACAAATGGCGAAAGGCAAGACATTTGAAAATGTAATGGAGCATTTGGAAAGCGTTTCGGATGAAGTCCGTCATTTAACCGATGAGTTTTTTGAGCTGATCCGGCACGGCAATACCCCGACACCGACTTTGGATAAACTCGCTGAATATACTTATGATACGAAAGAGGCGATTCCTTTTGGATCAAAAAGCATTCCTCTTCAATGGGGAGGAATTTATGGAGTGGCAATTGGAGCGGTTATCTTGGCGGGTTTACTCAAGAAAGCAAGGAAGTGAGCTTAACTAGACGGACTAAAAAGAACAGGCTCCATAATGGCTGGAGCCTGTTCTCAACTATTAATGGCGTTTTTTGCCTTTGTCTTTGCCGTGTTTCTCCCATTTGCCGTAAGTTGTCTCAACATCTACAACTTTTTTGTCATAATGGGTTTGTTCATTTTTCTTGAATGTTTCTTTGTGTTTGGTCACTTCTTTGGTTGTTTTACCGAATTCTTTATCAAAGAATTTTTCAGTTGTTTTGCTGATGATTTTGCCGTTGCTTCCTGGTTTGCCGCGGTGCTTAATGGTAGTAACAGTTGTTTTGGTGATTTTAACTGGAGTCGTGAATTTTTTAACGGTGTGAATAGCTGTCACTTGATCCCAAGAAGTCGTTTTGGTGATTTCATAAGTGGTTTTAACATATACGTCTCGATACCAATCGTGTTTTGGATGTTTTTCACGTTTCTTTTCAACTTTTGATTCAGTGTAAGTGTCTTTTTTAAATTTCTTCTCGGTTTTGTAATCCGTGTCTTTTTCTACTTTGACAACCTTATCATAGCTTACTTCTTTTGTCGTTTTTACAATGGTCGTGACGCCTTTATGGAAAGTCACTTTTTCGGTTGTATTGTTATCCCCTTTATGACCGTCATCGTTGCCAGCAAAGGTCATAGAAGAAAAACCGAATACCAATATAAAAGTCAATAAAATCATCGCAAACTTTTTCATGACTGATTCTCCCTTGTTTAAAATTAGATTTTTGTTCGTCTCTTCGTTCATGGCTTGGAGATTAAACTTGCAATCGTCATTTTAAAGTATTTTTTGAGAGAAATTCGGCCCCCCTTTTATACGGCTTGTGACAAAAACGATTGAACTTGCACGATAATTATACTATAAAGGTCAAATAATTCATATAATTTAGAATAAATAATTTAAATATTTTTACTAATATCAAGGTATTCTTTAGTAGGATAAAGTGTTTGCTTTTTATAACATTTCAAGCTCGTTGCAGCAAAGAAGTTCCTTTCACTCTTCTGACCTAAATCTGTTAATCCCGTTTAAAAGGTGAAGTTTCCAGAATGCTTTCACAATTTTCATGTAGAATAGAGGTAACTACTTTAAATCCGAAAGGAGCTCATACATATGAAACAGAATTTTCCTTTTTCCAAAGACATAAAACTGGCCTTCCAAAATGATCCGCCGGGGCAATGGATGACTGCCGTACCAACGGGGTGCATTCGCCTGAACTCAGGGTATCCGCAGCCGAGCCTGGTGCCTTCCAAAGAAATAAAAGAGGCAGTTGCGCGCTTGCTTGATGAAGAACAGGATTTACCGCTCCACTATATCGGCAGCCCCAGAATTCCGGAGTTGAAAAAATTCATCCAGCAGCGCATGCAAAAACGAGAAGTCATTCTTTCCGAGGAAGAGCTTTTGGTCACGTCAGGAGCTTGTCAGGCCATTGACTTGATCTCCCGCATTTTGCTTGATGACGAAGCCGTTGTAGCAATTGAGGCACCGACCTACATGGAGGCATTGGAGGTATTCGGAAATTATACCGACCAATTCATGAGTGTGCCGATTGATGCAAAGGGGCTCAATACCGACCGCTTTGAAGAAATGCTGGCAGACAGAGAAGCGAAAGGGGAAACTTTGCCGCGCTTGCTTTACACCATCCCGACATTTCAAAATCCTACGGGGACGACAATGACGCTGGAACGGAGAGAAAAGGTGCTGGAATTGGCCGAACGCTACAATTTTCTGGTTTTAGAAGATGATGCCTACGGTGAACTGGCTTTTGGGGAACAAGCGCGTTTGTTGAAAGCGATGGATCCGGGCAACCGGGTGCTCTACGTCGGTTCCTTATCGAAAGTTGTCGCGCCTGGCATGCGGATCGGCTGGGTGGCAGGAGCGGAGGAATTGGTCACGGCTATGGAATGGTTCAAAAAAGATTTGCACCATCCATTCGCTCAGGCAACGATGGCTTCCTATTTAGAAGGACTGGATTTTGACAGCCATCTTCAAGAGCTTCAGGATGCTTATCAGCGAAAAAGCAGTGTAATGGTTGCGGCATTGGAAAAATTCTTGCCGAAGTCGGTTTCCTGGTATACACCGGGCGGCGGCTACTTTATTTGGGTCCAAGTGCCGGAAGTGGACACAGCCCAAATGCTGCCAGAAGCAATCGCGGCTGGTGTGGCATATGTGCCTGGCAGATACTTTTTCCTGAACCAAAAGGAAGGTCGTGAATTCCTCCGGTTGTCATTCAGTTATGCGGACGAAGAGCAGATTGTAAAGGGGATCGAACTTTTAGGGCAAGTAATCGGGAGAACGGTTCCACAGGAAAACATTAACCCGTAGAAAAGGAGAAATCCCTTGGAAAAATATATCGTCATTCAGGATATAGAAGCTGAGCCGGAATGGCCGAAGCTTTTTGGCACCGCACTGTCGGTCTGCGGCAGTTTTCAAATCATGTACCCGGACGGAGAATGGGATAAAGAAAACCCATTGCTGACAGGTAAATCCGAGTTTGAAAAATTGGAAGAGATTCAAAATTTTCCATGGAGTGGCATGAAAGACAGCACCATTTACAGCGGCCCTTTGAATGCAGAGTCCAGAGAATTGTTTTGGCATCATATGGTTCCGAGAGAGGATGACTATGTGTATCCGCTTTGGAATTTCAATCTCTACCGGGAAGGCAAGCTCGTTTTTTCGATCCAGGATTTTTCAGTCTGCCTTGCCTATTCCTACCCCGAGATGCTGGAGATTTTTGCAGAGCATGGAATTGATCTATTAAGTTTAGAAGGCTAGTAAAAAGGAGGCACCCTAAGGGATGCCTCCTTTGAGTTTGTAGATAAAAGGTCATTTAGGATAAATGAATGAAAAATAACTGGACATCCTGGAACCTCCGTTACAGCCGGACGCGTTCCGTGGGCTCACGCCGAACTAACCCGGAATTAACGTCCCGAGTGGATTTCGGCACTTCGTCGCTACGCTGCCCCGCAGGAAAGGCATTGAACGAAGGTACTGAGGCCAAGCCTTTGCGACGAAGCTAGCGAAGCGATGCAGGAGCAGTGGTTTACCGCCGGTTTTCACTCCGGATCCTGAACATGAAGGCTATCTAGAGGTGTCACATTTCTTCTTGAGCTGTCTGTTTAAGCTTCAATCGAATGAGCATTCTGTTTCTAATCCAAGAGAGACACCCCAACCGGTTCGGCCACGGAGACTCCTGTGGGACAGCGAAAGCTGAAGACCCCGCAGGCAAGACATTGGCCGAATGCAGTGAGGTCATGTCTTTGCGACGAAGCTAGCGCAGCGATGCAGGAGCAGCGGGTTTTCAAAGCGGCGAGGAGGCTGAAGCTGAGCCCACGGAAAGCGAAGTGGCAGATCCGGTTGGTTTTATGTGTTTGTATTCATTTAATTTAAACTTTTCTACAGTATGAAAGGAGGCACCCTAAGGGATGCCTCCTTTTACATTTTTTATTCCACCACGTATTCAGTTTCTGTTCGGAAGGCAGGTCCTTGTTCAGGCGTCAACCAGGCCTCCAGTGTGTAGGTGCCGGGTTCAAGTTCCAGCGGCGGCACTTCGATTTCATATTGCAATTCTTCCGCTTGTTTCACCGTTTCTTCTCCAAGCGCCTGGGCATACATGCTGACAGAAGACTGCAGGAAAACCTCCTCGCCTGATTCATCGAGCAAAGCGAAATCATAGCGCTGGCTGCTGGTGAAATCAAAAGTCAGCGGCTTTTCCGTTTGGTTTTTTACCGTATACAGATAGGTTCTAGCATCCAACTGTTTAATCGCCGGTTCCGGTTCGCCGGCTGCAATGCCGCCGGAAGTGCCTTCGTTTGTTTCGGGTTCTTCAGGCATTTTCTCCGAATCCTCCTCCATGCCGCATGCTGCTCCAAAGAATGCCAGCAACAACAGCGATAATGCCAAAAACCATGAGCGTTTTCTCATCACCGTACCTCCTTTGAAACTTCAACGGAATCTCTTCCGTATCCCTTTAGTATAAGACCGTTAATCGAAGAGAAAAGTTACAAAAGAAAAAAGCGCCGGCGGCAACCTGTCAAAGGCCACCAGCGACGCTTTTTAATCACTCACGTAATCGACGCTTCGTAAATTGTTCGGATTGAATCGGCAATGCCTTCGTTGAATTCGTCATCGCTTTGGTCAGCGCTGACGCCTTCAGATAAACCGCGGGAGAAGCTGGCGATCAAGCCGTTGTTTCGTGCCAATTTCTCGTTCGCTTCTTTCCGTGTATAACCCCCCGAAAGAGCCACTACTCGGACCACACGGGGATGTTCGATCAATTCTTTATAGAAGTTATCAACTGTCGGAATCGATAATTTCAGCATCACCGGCTGTTCTTCGCTGAGATTATCCAGTTCTTTTAAAATTTCTTCTTTTAATAAGGATTCAATTTTTTCTTTGTCGGCACTGTGAATGTCTACTTCCGGTTCAATGATGGGCACAAGTCCGGCATCAATGATTTGCTTGCCAACTTCAAATTGCTGGGCCACGACTTGCTTAATGCCCTCAGGGTTCGCTTCTTTAATGACTGAACGCATTTTCGTGCCGAACACTTTGCGTTCAACTGCTCTCTTTAATAGTTCATCTAAATTTGGGATGGGTTTCATTAATTGGATGCCGCCTTCTTCATCTGCCAAGCCTTTATCGACTTTCAAGAAGGGCACAACGCCTTTTTCTTCCCATAAGTAATCGGGTGTGTATTTGCCTTCCACTTTCCGGTCCATCGTCTGTTCGAATAGGATGGCTCCAAGAATGGAATCGGAATTGAACGCAGGAGCGGTCATGACACGCGTCCGCATTTCGTGGATCAAATCGTACATTTCCTCTTCGTTGGAATAGGCATCTTCCGGAACGCCATACAATTTCAACGCTTTTGGTGTACTGCCGCCGCTTTGGTCAAGCGCTGCGATAAAACCTTGTCCGTTTTTAACCAATTCTAACTGCTCTGTGTTCATCTTCCCAGCTCCTTAGATAAATTTTTTTGAATAAAACCTTCATAAAAACTTTAACTAAAAGTAACCTCTTACAATAATTAGTGTAACAATAATCGATTTAAACTACAAAAGAATATATAACGCCTGAAGCACTGAATTTTCACACGGTTCCAGTAATTAATGGTAACGATTTCAAAATGAAAGGAGGAAGGGAGTGAATAATGATTTTTCTCCCGTTTGACGCAGATGAAAAACAATAAGAACTTTTATATTTTTGCCATTACTTTAGTGGCTACTTTAGGGGGACTTTTGTTTAGCTATTAGGTCTTGCTGTCCGAGATTTTCCTGAACAAAATCAGGGCCAAGCACTGGTGATCGCTGTCGCAGCTCAATGGGCCGCCAATTATTTCACTTCTTCTGCATATCCAATGATGATGGAAGTAAGCGGGGCGATGACATATTCGTTCTACGGAATCATGAGCTTGTTTTCGGCATTATTCGTTTGAAAGTTCATCCCGGAGACAAAAGGCAAATCGCTGGAAGAACTTGAAATCCTGCTGAAAAAATCACATGCTTCAAAACAAGGGAAGCCGCCTGTTGTTCTTTTGAAATGAAGTGAAAAACTAAGCTTGAATGGAGGCAATTAATAGTAAAAACGGCACTTTCGCATAATTGTCAAAATTTTTTATCAATAATTTGCTTCTTTGTGTTAGAGTAGTGAAATAACTAAATTCAAAAGGGTGATTCAGATGACGAGAAGCAATACGACAGAGCTTGAAAGAGCAACAGACGCAGCGAAAGTGACAGTGGCAGACATCATGGTGGCGAATCAGGCACTGAAAGACGTCATTGTGAAAACGCCGCTGCAGCGCAACGAAATTCTGTCCGCCCGCTACGGCTGCAACGTCTTTTTAAAACGGGAAGACCAGCAGGTTGTGCGGTCTTTTAAATTACGCGGAGCGTATAATTTTATCTCCAGCATGACCATGGAAGAACGAAGCAGAGGCGTCGTCTGTGCCAGTGCGGGCAACCATGCACAAGGTGTGGCTTATTCCTGCAAGGCGCTGGGCATCGAAGGGAAAATCTTCATGCCGCTCACCACACCAAGCCAAAAAGTGTCCCAAGTCAAGCGATTCGGTGGTGACCAAGTTTCCGTAGTTCTGACAGGAGATTCGTTTGATGATGCGTTTGC is from Planococcus liqunii and encodes:
- a CDS encoding ketopantoate reductase family protein; protein product: MKKILIYGVGPFGSLFAERLSEAGHSVFLLDHGDRQQELKTYGVVTENTVTGERTVTRLPVVERLEKDDAYDLVIVPIRKNSVADVLPALAANKKIPTFLFMMNNAMGQQQFVEALGKERVMAGFPLPGGYKKSYVMYMIPVEEKKPTILPIGEVDGNVLPRTCEVADILSSMRGYRAEIRKDIDDWLKTHVALLIPTLAPAVYACNTDLEHFAATRDAHVLLRRALPEAFRAIQNAGVPITPPALRIIGWIPEPVFVLALGQMAKGKTFENVMEHLESVSDEVRHLTDEFFELIRHGNTPTPTLDKLAEYTYDTKEAIPFGSKSIPLQWGGIYGVAIGAVILAGLLKKARK
- a CDS encoding PLP-dependent aminotransferase family protein translates to MKQNFPFSKDIKLAFQNDPPGQWMTAVPTGCIRLNSGYPQPSLVPSKEIKEAVARLLDEEQDLPLHYIGSPRIPELKKFIQQRMQKREVILSEEELLVTSGACQAIDLISRILLDDEAVVAIEAPTYMEALEVFGNYTDQFMSVPIDAKGLNTDRFEEMLADREAKGETLPRLLYTIPTFQNPTGTTMTLERREKVLELAERYNFLVLEDDAYGELAFGEQARLLKAMDPGNRVLYVGSLSKVVAPGMRIGWVAGAEELVTAMEWFKKDLHHPFAQATMASYLEGLDFDSHLQELQDAYQRKSSVMVAALEKFLPKSVSWYTPGGGYFIWVQVPEVDTAQMLPEAIAAGVAYVPGRYFFLNQKEGREFLRLSFSYADEEQIVKGIELLGQVIGRTVPQENINP
- a CDS encoding BsuPI-related putative proteinase inhibitor gives rise to the protein MRKRSWFLALSLLLLAFFGAACGMEEDSEKMPEEPETNEGTSGGIAAGEPEPAIKQLDARTYLYTVKNQTEKPLTFDFTSSQRYDFALLDESGEEVFLQSSVSMYAQALGEETVKQAEELQYEIEVPPLELEPGTYTLEAWLTPEQGPAFRTETEYVVE
- a CDS encoding fructose bisphosphate aldolase; protein product: MNTEQLELVKNGQGFIAALDQSGGSTPKALKLYGVPEDAYSNEEEMYDLIHEMRTRVMTAPAFNSDSILGAILFEQTMDRKVEGKYTPDYLWEEKGVVPFLKVDKGLADEEGGIQLMKPIPNLDELLKRAVERKVFGTKMRSVIKEANPEGIKQVVAQQFEVGKQIIDAGLVPIIEPEVDIHSADKEKIESLLKEEILKELDNLSEEQPVMLKLSIPTVDNFYKELIEHPRVVRVVALSGGYTRKEANEKLARNNGLIASFSRGLSEGVSADQSDDEFNEGIADSIRTIYEASIT